A window from Mya arenaria isolate MELC-2E11 chromosome 9, ASM2691426v1 encodes these proteins:
- the LOC128202901 gene encoding 5'-3' exoribonuclease 1-like, translating into MGVPKFYRWISERFPCLSEVVKEFQIPEFDNLYLDMNGIVHVCSHPEDDNPHFRITEEKIFSDIMYYLEFLFRMIKPQKVFFMAVDGVAPRAKMNQQRGRRFRSAREAEELERRAREKGEVLPTEKRFDSNCITPGTPFMVRLQEQLKYFVVKKVSQDPLWKGVRVYLSGHETPGEGEHKIMDFIRAERADPNYDPNTRHCLYGLDADLMMLGLATHEPHFSLLREEVRFGGKSKQRSSKRPQTPEETTFHLLHLSLFREYLDFEFSDLKGRLKDFEYNLENVIDDWVLMGFLVGNDFIPHLPNLHINHDALPLLWRTYIAVLPECGGYINNGGNLNLERFEKYLKELSKFDFETFSEQAGDLKWFQGKKAGASAEQSEVLSAARKLGKNQQKSVERLHAGNQFALLDTLNGEEVEDEELGTELIPRLDDYSEDQDTEDYSEEDTLDDEFRHHKRHYYMTKLEYETVTPEVLRDQAEGYVRGIQWILLYYYQGVQSWSWFYPHHYAPYMSDVKDFVNMDLTFDIGTPFMPFEQLMAVLPAASKELLPVPYQNLMTNATSPVIEFYPLDFETDLNGKQQDWEAVVLIPFIDERRLLEAIRSVCHLLTPDEKARNSHGPHLLYEYVEEPGEPYPSILPEAFPDIAVNHARLTKVQQDDHHIDPARLKMGILPGARLDVFFPGFPTLRHIPHRAELSKEGVKVFQANSRGFNTMLHIKASESVPSIDQIAQEYLGREIYVSWPHLYEAKVVAVCDDKYCFSQVKDGAKGSKPTIRRDTSDDNMTNIWYKEKDTIAERYHDRLGVVIGQTHILLRALPMTGRKYILGSHGRITMEKQFGVHPVAFALQATVKDIAVHEPGFCQFTTLSEYMPEKAEVFMLGWPHYGCQGEVLDTDMQSGRVRINLSILEEPSLAHIVNNMKDFDIQYVPGFVGAQNLGISGHLLSRLTGTIVVTAGCEEVVSEQMNPHRVNVGLNLKFTKRQEEVPGYTRLQDGQWAYSFKCVDTLRDYMKKFPDMFDIISKSDRKHNDMFYENEVIPENSGYNLKNVQEYVKGLECTNVKTQKAGADIMAEGVIKALLEETDKTVEVNKKRQKRVKMQVKPHLLYRPIVTSGSLIPDSSTEYQLFDRVVNTRQGFSVPFGLRGTIVGIHPAEVEVNTVYEVIFDEDFAGGISIRNSTSRGYRMPPSALLNLTHGERKNGARPSTGVKMPAEQMQGQTHRQNQARNVSSDFTYTDAWGGKSGVNRCNQGQGHQRNQGYHDNRAGNNSGQRGHQTSNTEYDRQNRSGYHQQQGQQQGQQYGRQLETRDSKAHQSGVFNGGNVSPKFVTPRLSQGGAQGGGHGGGVQGVRQTQAANTQKQNQNNSAANTEFESMWKQLQSSLPPEGSETDKQGTSLSHAAAVLPTVPSPVPQNMGGQSPEPGTKIDVQSLFSQASRSDRPVSVGDLENIEEPPKDKATKPRPLASRVVSNDEFSAMFKSLEEVHVSEEKQDVEAKDEDGSLAIKKLLHIAESPKTESDEATPPGGEGGNAGKSSYGRQLSVQELFDVAKHQAPGAEHQQQQSYQQQQQNQYQQQQHQQQQRKGRGRAQPRQQDAGIQQQGYQGNRNNRPVLLNPPPRGGNRNPVMELMTFCQSLQMGLPMYDYIPKNGVYFCVVTLFNGARFQGALCKTKEEAAESAASVALLQLRGSMQQMASYQMMSGFLPPGARPPGRQFPSPNSAFSPVSNPPGFFQGQGPPHPGHQQRPHPGQWYQQNGGKPGNQQGYPATNQQPPFSQNQSHSGSANQTKDFSRSDKPLAGASTNQNQPGKTKPTSVVTPFVPLQVTRKQTPQKNRKGSASDESSSKLEEEKIAKEDKPSVLDSSNKDSKVSDSTPENVSQNLAGGSAHGKVDSSKGGPKSPPKTPKEKTTPPRTTGSSSKKPKRRLAANFGNMQ; encoded by the exons ATTCCTGAGTTTGACAATCTGTATCTGGATATGAATGGCATCGTTCACGTTTGCTCCCACCCCGAGGATGACAACCCTCACTTCCGCATCACTGAggagaaaatcttctctgacatCATGTACTACCTTGAG TTCCTGTTCCGGATGATTAAGCCACAGAAGGTGTTTTTCATGGCGGTGGACGGTGTTGCTCCGAGGGCCAAGATGAACCAGCAACGGGGACGCAGATTTAG GTCTGCGCGGGAAGCTGAGGAACTTGAGAGACGTGCACGGGAAAAGGGAGAGGTCTTGCCAACAGAGAAACGCTTTGATTCTAACTGCATCACCCCAG GTACACCGTTCATGGTTCGACTTCAGGAGCAGCTGAAATACTTTGTTGTGAAGAAAGTGAGCCAAGATCCGCTGTGGAAGGGTGTGCGGGTCTATCTGTCTGGGCATGAG ACGCCTGGTGAGGGTGAACACAAGATCATGGACTTTATCCGGGCGGAGAGAGCTGATCCCAACTACGACCCCAACACCCGACACTGCCTGTACGGGCTTGATGCTGATCTC ATGATGTTAGGCCTGGCAACCCACGAGCCCCATTTTTCCCTGCTTAGAGAGGAGGTCCGGTTTGGAGGCAAGAGCAAGCAAAGATCTTCCAAAAG ACCTCAGACACCAGAGGAGACTACCTTTCACCTCCTGCATCTATCCCTGTTTCGCGAGTATCTCGACTTTGAATTCTCCGACCTCAAAGGCCGGTTGAAAGACTTTGAGTACAACCTTGAGAATGTGATAGACGATTGGGTTCTGATGGGCTTCCTGGTCGGGAACGATTTCATACCCCATCTTCCCAACCTCCACATTAACCACGATGCCCTACCCCTCCTATGGAGGACATACATCGCAGTTTTACCGGAATGTGGCG GTTATATAAACAACGGAGGCAACTTGAACCTTGAGAGGTTTGAAAAATACCTGAAAGAGTTGTCAAAG tTTGACTTTGAAACATTTTCCGAACAAGCTGGAGATTTGAAGTGGTTTCAAGGGAAGAAAGCAGGGGCCAGTGCCGAGCAGTCTGAGGTTTTATCAGCGGCCAGGAAACTTGGCAAAAACCAG CAAAAGTCTGTGGAACGTCTTCATGCAGGGAACCAGTTTGCCCTACTGGACACTTTGAATGGGGAGGAAGTGGAGGATGAGGAGCTAGGAACCGAACTCATACCAAGGCTCGATGATTATTCAG AAGACCAAGACACTGAAGATTACTCAGAGGAGGACACCTTGGATGATGAGTTCCGGCACCACAAACGCCACTATTACATGACCAAACTGGAGTATGAGACGGTCACGCC TGAGGTACTGCGTGACCAGGCTGAAGGCTATGTGAGGGGAATACAGTGGATCCTGCTCTACTACTATCAAGGGGTCCAATCTTGGAGCTG GTTTTACCCACACCACTATGCACCCTACATGAGCGACGTGAAGGACTTCGTAAACATGgatttgacctttgacattgGCACACCCTTCATGCCATTTGAGCAGCTGATGGCAGTGTTGCCTGCCGCTAGTAAAGAACTGTTGCCTGTACCTTACCAG AACTTGATGACTAACGCCACATCGCCAGTGATCGAGTTCTATCCGCTGGACTTTGAGACAGATCTGAACGGTAAACAACAGGACTGGGAGGCTGTTGTGCTTATACCCTTCATCGATGAG CGCCGACTGCTGGAGGCAATACGGTCCGTGTGTCATCTGCTGACCCCAGATGAAAAGGCTCGTAACAGTCATGGGCCACATCTGCTGTATGAATATGTAGAGGAGCCCGGAGAACCCTATCCCTCCATACTGCCCGAAGCGTTCCCTGATATAGCTGTCAACCACGCCAG GTTGACCAAGGTGCAGCAAGATGACCACCATATTGACCCTGCCCGGCTCAAGATGGGCATACTGCCCGGGGCCAGGCTGGACGTGTTTTTCCCAGGATTCCCAACACTAAGACATATACCACATAGG GCCGAGTTGAGCAAAGAAGGTGTGAAAGTGTTCCAAGCCAACAGCCGAGGCTTCAACACGATGTTACATATCAAGGCCTCAGAATCAGTGCCGTCAATTGACCAGATTGCCCAGGAATATCTGGGTCGTGAGATATATGTCAGCTGGCCGCACCTCTATGAGGCTAAAGTTGTGGCCGTCTGTGACGACAAATACTG CTTCAGCCAAGTAAAAGATGGCGCAAAGGGAAGTAAACCTACAATACGCCGTGACACCTCAGATGACAACATGACTAACATCTGGTACAAGGAGAAAGACACCATAGCTGAGAG GTACCATGATCGACTGGGTGTGGTGATTGGACAGACTCACATATTGCTACGGGCCCTGCCCATGACAGGCAGAAA GTACATTCTTGGTTCCCATGGACGAATCACCATGGAGAAACAGTTTGGGGTCCATCCTGTCGCCTTTGCTCTCCAGGCAACTGTCAAG GACATAGCAGTACATGAGCCCGGCTTCTGCCAGTTTACCACTCTGTCAGAGTACATGCCAGAGAAGGCTGAG GTGTTCATGTTGGGCTGGCCCCACTACGGCTGTCAGGGGGAGGTGTTGGACACTGACATGCAGAGCGGGCGTGTGAGAATCAACCTCTCGATCCTGGAGGAGCCCAGCCTGGCACATATTGTTAACAACATGAAG GACTTTGACATCCAGTATGTCCCTGGTTTTGTGGGGGCTCAGAATCTGGGAATCAGCGGTCACCTGTTGTCCCGACTAACAGGGACCATCGTTGTTACTGCGGGCTGCGAGGAGGTCGTCAGTGAACAAATGAACCCTCACAG GGTGAATGTTGGTTTGAACCTGAAGTTTACGAAGAGGCAAGAGGAGGTGCCAGGGTACACGAGGCTGCAGGACGGACAATGGGCTTACTCCTTCAAGTGTGTAGACACCCTCAGGGATTATATGAAAAA GTTTCCTGACATGTTTGACATCATCTCTAAATCTGATCGGAAACACAACGATATGTTCTACGAGAATGAAGTGATTCCAGAGAACAG TGGCTACAATCTTAAGAATGTCCAGGAATATGTCAAGGGTCTGGAGTGTACAAATGTGAAAACCCAGAAGGCAGGAGCTGACATCATGGCTGAGGGAGTTATAAAAGCTTTACTAGAGGAGACGGACAAGACTGTG GAGGTGAATAAGAAGAGACAAAAGAGAGTGAAGAtgcaggttaagccccatctGCTGTACAGG CCAATAGTAACTAGCGGCTCCCTGATCCCTGACTCTAGCACCGAGTACCAGCTGTTTGACCGAGTGGTGAACACGCGGCAGGGTTTCTCCGTGCCGTTTGGTCTCCGCGGCACAATCGTGGGAATCCACCCAGCAGAGGTGGAGGTCAACACGGTGTATGAGGTCATCTTTGATGAGGACTTCGCTGGGGGAATCAGTATCAG GAACTCAACAAGTAGAGGCTACCGTATGCCTCCCTCAGCACTGCTCAACCTGACTCACGGGGAGAGGAAAAATGGGGCGCGGCCGTCCACAGGGGTAAAGATGCCAGCTGAACAGATGCAGGGACAGACTCACCGACAGAACCAGGCCAG GAATGTTAGTAGTGATTTTACATATACTGATGCCTGGGGCGGGAAGTCTGGGGTCAACAGGTGCAatcagggtcaaggtcaccagAGAAACCAGGGTTACCATGACAACAGGGCAG GTAACAACAGCGGTCAACGTGGTCACCAGACCAGCAACACAGAATATGACCGTCAGAACCGGAGTGGTTACCACCAGCAACAGGGGCAGCAACAAGGGCAGCAGTATGGACGACAGCTTGAG ACCCGTGATAGCAAAGCCCACCAGAGCGGTGTGTTTAACGGTGGTAATGTCTCCCCCAAGTTTGTTACTCCCCGTCTCTCCCAGGGTGGGGCACAGGGTGGTGGTCATGGTGGAGGTGTACAGGGGGTCAGGCAGACTCAGGCAGCCAATACACAG AAACAAAACCAGAACAACTCTGCAGCCAACACAGAGTTTGAGAGCATGTGGAAACAGCTTCAGTCCTCTCTGCCACCAGAGGGCTCAGAAACAGATAAACAAGGGACATCACTCTCACATGCTGCTGCCGTCCTCCCCACAGTTCCTTCCCCTGTCCCTCAAAACATGGGAGGTCAATCTCCAGAACCGGGGACAAAAATAGATGTACAGTCCCTTTTCTCTCAGGCCAGCAGGAGCGATAGGCCTGTCAGTGTTGGGGACTTAGAGAATATAGAGGAGCCTCCTAAGGATAAAGCAACAAAACCTCGGCCTCTGGCTAGCAGGGTGGTGTCAAATGATGAGTTCTCTGCCATGTTTAAGTCACTTGAAGAAGTTCATGTATCGGAGGAAAAGCAGGATGTGGAAGCTAAAGACGAG GATGGATCTCTGGCCATCAAGAAGTTGCTACATATCGCTGAGTCACCCAAGACAGAAAGTGATGAGGCCACGCCCCCTGGAGGGGAGGGAGGGAATGCTGGGAAGAGCAGCTATGGGAGACAACTCTCTGTGCAGGAACTGTTTGATGTGGCCAAACATCAGGCACCGGGAGCAGAACATCAACAACAGCAATCATaccaacagcaacaacaaaaccaatatcagcagcagcaacaccAACAACAGCAGAGGAAGGGTAGGGGCAGGGCCCAGCCCAGACAGCAGGATGCAGGGATCCAGCAGCAGGGTTACCAGGGAAACAGAAACAACAGGCCGGTTCTGCTCAATCCCCCACCCAGGGGTGGCAATAG GAACCCAGTAATGGAGCTGATGACATTCTGCCAGTCTCTGCAGATGGGACTGCCCATGTACGACTACATACCAAAG AATGGTGTTTACTTCTGTGTAGTAACCCTCTTCAATGGCGCGAGATTCCAGGGAGCCCTGTGTAAAACCAAAGAGGAGGCCGCAGAGTCTGCAGCCAGTGTGGCCTTACTGCAGCTG CGAGGCAGCATGCAGCAAATGGCCTCATACCAGATGATGTCAGGATTTCTTCCCCCTGGTGCCCGACCCCCAGGACGCCAGTTCCCCTCTCCCAACTCAGCTTTCAGCCCTGTCAGCAACCCTCCAG GGTTTTTCCAAGGTCAAGGACCTCCACATCCAGGTCACCAGCAGAGGCCACACCCTGGTCAGTGGTACCAGCAAAACGGGGGGAAACCTGGAAATCAGCAGGGATATCCTGCAACAAATCAGCAGCCTCCTTTTTCACAAAATCAGTCTCACTCTGGCTCAGCCAATCAAACAAAGGATTTCTCAAGATCTGACAAGCCATTGGCAGGTGCATCAACCAATCAGAATCAGCCAGGGAAAACTAAACCTACCAGTGTAGTTACCCCGTTTGTTCCTTTGCAG GTCACCCGTAAACAGACACCACAGAAAAACAGGAAGGGTTCTGCATCAGATGAGAGCTCTTCCAAATTGGAGGAGGAAAAAATAGCAAAGGAAGATAAACCAAGTGTACTTGACTCTTCAAATAAAGATTCAAAAGTGTCTGATTCAACACCTGAAAATGTTAGCCAAAATTTAGCAGGTGGTTCAGCTCATGGGAAGGTTGACTCTTCAAAAGGAGGTCCAAAATCTCCACCTAAAACTCCCAAAGAGAAGACAACTCCACCTAGAACAACTGGAAGCTCTTCAAAAAAGCCTAAAAGGAGATTAGCTGCTAACTTTGGCAATATGCAATGA